One genomic segment of uncultured Desulfobacter sp. includes these proteins:
- a CDS encoding Druantia anti-phage system protein DruA, which translates to MKDDIVLTYRGRTATRDDISFINRLIKDNPQASRFALSKMLCKEWNWVQLNGNLRDMIARGYMLALHRQGHITLPARKQTPNNPFLNRKKPAKIEIDQTPVTGGLNELKPLDIALVKNTPNEALFNSLIEHHHYLGYCHPVGEQLKYMVFYQKRPVACFSWSSAPLHIGARDRYIGWKKKHRDHNLCYIAYNSRFLILPWFRVPHLASYLLGYMARNLSKDWEGVYCHPVYYLETFVDTQLFSGTCYKAANWQYLGNTTGRGKHENRHIKTRSIKAVWGYPLTKEFRTLMTRRVDGTA; encoded by the coding sequence ATGAAAGATGACATCGTGCTTACATACAGGGGCAGGACAGCAACCCGGGATGATATTTCCTTCATTAACCGGTTAATAAAGGATAACCCGCAAGCCAGCCGTTTCGCATTGTCAAAAATGCTGTGCAAGGAATGGAACTGGGTTCAGCTCAACGGTAATCTTCGCGACATGATTGCCAGAGGATACATGCTGGCACTTCACCGGCAAGGGCACATCACCCTTCCAGCCAGGAAGCAGACTCCCAATAATCCTTTTTTGAATCGTAAAAAACCGGCAAAAATAGAGATAGATCAAACCCCGGTGACAGGCGGCCTTAATGAGCTCAAGCCCCTTGATATCGCACTGGTTAAAAATACCCCCAATGAAGCATTGTTCAATAGCCTGATTGAACACCATCATTATCTGGGATACTGCCACCCAGTGGGAGAACAGCTCAAGTACATGGTTTTTTATCAAAAAAGGCCTGTGGCGTGTTTTTCATGGTCATCGGCACCACTGCATATTGGCGCCAGGGACCGGTATATCGGATGGAAGAAAAAACACAGGGATCATAATCTTTGTTACATTGCATACAATAGCCGTTTCTTGATTTTACCCTGGTTCCGGGTGCCTCACCTGGCCTCATACCTTTTGGGTTACATGGCCAGAAATCTGTCAAAGGACTGGGAGGGTGTTTATTGTCACCCGGTCTATTATCTTGAGACATTCGTTGACACGCAGTTATTCTCCGGAACATGTTACAAAGCCGCAAACTGGCAGTACCTTGGAAATACAACCGGACGGGGCAAGCATGAAAACCGGCATATTAAAACCCGATCCATTAAAGCGGTCTGGGGATATCCGCTGACCAAAGAGTTCAGAACCCTGATGACAAGGCGTGTCGATGGAACCGCTTAG
- the tnpB gene encoding IS66 family insertion sequence element accessory protein TnpB (TnpB, as the term is used for proteins encoded by IS66 family insertion elements, is considered an accessory protein, since TnpC, encoded by a neighboring gene, is a DDE family transposase.), which produces MIQITPHMKILLAVDPVDFRKGIDGLAGLCRKILHSDPFSGYLFVFINRRRTAIKVLCYDTQGFWLCQKRLSKGRFKWWPVNATGCKTLDAHELQMLLWNGDPFNTGAAPAWKKLSA; this is translated from the coding sequence ATGATCCAAATCACACCTCATATGAAAATTCTGCTGGCTGTTGATCCGGTTGATTTCAGGAAAGGCATTGACGGCCTGGCCGGGCTATGCCGGAAGATACTGCATTCTGATCCTTTTTCCGGATACCTGTTTGTATTTATCAACCGGAGGCGAACGGCCATAAAAGTTTTATGCTATGATACTCAAGGCTTCTGGCTGTGCCAAAAGCGGTTATCCAAAGGCCGTTTTAAATGGTGGCCGGTAAACGCAACCGGATGCAAAACCCTTGATGCCCATGAACTTCAAATGCTGCTATGGAACGGTGATCCGTTTAATACCGGGGCTGCCCCGGCATGGAAAAAGCTGTCGGCATAA
- a CDS encoding AAA family ATPase has protein sequence MMKNGESPREFFDCEAHPFADTYRLKELYLGKQDAHFLRMARSLISSGKSFTLSGPSGTGKSTLVRYVLSQLDPNCYRPALVHYGGLLRNGFLKAIADVIGVDTNSRTVPLLLKLQKQITQVTPENRGLFPVFVIDDAHLMEKESLMDICSLMFNPHRQTVAASFILVGDETLEKKLQLQVMAPIKTRLTGNFKLDPLSDEESLEFMRFRLSKAKADENLFDADALSIMASHCRGNRRQIMNMGTILLSEAYFRQERTISTELIYTCDDILITE, from the coding sequence ATGATGAAAAATGGTGAATCACCCAGGGAATTCTTTGATTGTGAAGCGCATCCGTTTGCCGATACCTATCGTTTAAAAGAGCTTTATCTTGGTAAACAAGATGCCCATTTTTTGAGAATGGCTCGATCATTAATTTCCAGTGGCAAAAGCTTTACGCTTTCCGGGCCGTCGGGGACCGGAAAATCAACCTTGGTCCGTTATGTGTTATCACAACTTGATCCCAATTGTTACAGACCCGCGTTAGTCCACTATGGGGGGCTTTTGCGAAACGGTTTCTTAAAAGCGATTGCCGACGTGATTGGTGTGGATACCAACTCCCGGACAGTACCGTTATTATTAAAGTTGCAAAAACAGATCACACAGGTGACGCCCGAAAACCGTGGTCTGTTCCCGGTATTTGTTATTGACGATGCCCATTTAATGGAAAAAGAATCTTTGATGGATATCTGCTCCCTGATGTTTAATCCACATAGACAGACTGTTGCGGCAAGTTTTATTCTCGTCGGCGATGAAACCCTTGAAAAGAAACTGCAACTGCAGGTTATGGCACCAATCAAAACCCGTTTGACCGGTAATTTTAAGCTGGATCCCTTGAGCGATGAAGAAAGTCTTGAGTTTATGCGATTCAGGCTATCAAAAGCCAAGGCAGATGAGAACCTGTTTGATGCGGATGCCTTAAGTATTATGGCTTCCCACTGCCGTGGGAATCGTCGACAAATCATGAACATGGGGACCATACTTCTATCGGAGGCATATTTCAGACAGGAAAGAACCATAAGCACCGAGTTAATTTATACATGTGACGATATATTGATTACTGAGTGA
- a CDS encoding DDE-type integrase/transposase/recombinase encodes MEQENDKNLEIALWRYGLISPLLHRDANDLTLNKMLDMASSRRYVHPNGTHVLLSGETLRKWLYRYQKLGLPGLEDKQRSDKGLHKIPESLSDKMIALRLEHPRWTTARLIKELARAGVWNGRKPSRSALYRFVKTHNLQRDPHLNPELGARPYAFDHFGQLWMADFLHGPKLYHGKKKKKTYLHVILDDCCRYIVHGGFYLTESVNPLVFDLMGSVKRFGIPQRFYVDNGAAYSSRHLKIICARNGIDLVHTPPYRPQGRGKVERLFRTVRDQFLCDKYKTVQQINQAFKVWLSNYHQSIHSSLGCSPKQKRLQTRSCCRTLPPTADIESLFRMERRCRVYKDSTIRFRKNQYEIPGSLPGSRVIIYYMPWDIEDVYYGEEMKKARIVDLSENARRFDAPGGRTK; translated from the coding sequence ATGGAACAAGAAAACGACAAAAATCTGGAAATAGCCTTGTGGCGTTACGGTCTTATCAGCCCCCTTCTACACAGGGATGCCAATGACCTCACATTAAACAAAATGTTGGATATGGCATCTTCACGCAGGTATGTTCACCCAAACGGCACCCACGTTCTTTTGAGCGGCGAGACTTTGAGGAAATGGCTGTATCGTTACCAGAAACTGGGATTGCCGGGCCTTGAGGACAAGCAAAGATCCGACAAAGGGCTGCATAAAATCCCAGAATCCCTGTCTGATAAAATGATAGCTCTTCGCTTGGAGCACCCACGCTGGACCACCGCCAGACTTATTAAAGAACTTGCCAGGGCCGGCGTATGGAATGGCAGAAAACCCAGCCGGTCAGCCCTTTATAGATTCGTCAAGACCCATAATCTGCAAAGAGATCCTCACCTGAACCCTGAACTGGGTGCCAGACCTTATGCGTTTGACCATTTCGGACAACTATGGATGGCAGACTTTCTCCATGGCCCCAAATTGTACCATGGCAAAAAAAAGAAAAAGACATACCTGCATGTAATCCTGGATGACTGTTGCCGGTATATCGTTCATGGCGGATTTTATTTGACCGAATCGGTCAATCCTTTAGTCTTTGATCTTATGGGCAGCGTAAAACGATTTGGTATCCCCCAGCGCTTTTACGTCGATAATGGTGCGGCCTATTCCAGCCGTCATCTCAAAATTATATGTGCCAGAAACGGTATTGATTTGGTGCATACGCCGCCATACAGGCCTCAGGGCAGAGGCAAGGTTGAGCGTTTATTCAGAACCGTAAGGGACCAGTTTCTCTGCGATAAATACAAAACCGTCCAGCAGATCAACCAGGCCTTTAAAGTTTGGCTGAGCAATTATCATCAGAGCATACATTCCTCTTTGGGGTGCTCTCCTAAACAAAAACGGCTTCAGACACGCAGTTGTTGCCGGACCCTTCCTCCGACAGCCGACATTGAGTCTTTGTTTAGGATGGAACGACGGTGCAGGGTATATAAAGACTCAACCATTCGGTTCAGAAAAAATCAGTATGAAATTCCCGGATCCCTGCCGGGTTCCAGGGTCATCATTTATTATATGCCTTGGGATATAGAAGACGTCTATTATGGAGAAGAAATGAAAAAAGCACGTATCGTTGATCTTAGTGAAAATGCCAGAAGATTTGATGCTCCCGGCGGGAGGACGAAATGA
- a CDS encoding transposase, which produces MQSFARDPQWKIKGQLGFICVLHTWSQKLTAHFHIHCLVAGGALSFDKKQWIPSNKSYLFRVQSLSKEFKKRYLGLLEKSYLNDELFFPDKIAKYRSKKEFINFIRSLFKIKWIVYAKRPFAGPEQVLEYLGRYTHRVAISNNRIKSIDNNQVSFEYRDRADDNTVKTLKLPAHEFIRRFLLHVLPENFMKIRYFGFLSHRNKKKAVKLIRQLIESDIVFPQKIEETYLEMMQRLTGRDLLCCPNCKKGRMTIIKGLPKQYIDSS; this is translated from the coding sequence TTGCAATCATTTGCCCGTGATCCGCAATGGAAAATTAAAGGGCAACTCGGATTCATCTGTGTCCTTCATACCTGGTCGCAAAAACTTACCGCTCATTTTCATATCCATTGCCTTGTCGCCGGAGGCGCGCTTTCGTTTGATAAAAAGCAATGGATACCATCGAATAAATCATATTTGTTCAGGGTTCAGTCTCTCTCGAAAGAGTTTAAGAAACGGTATCTTGGACTGTTAGAGAAATCCTATTTGAATGATGAACTGTTTTTTCCCGATAAAATTGCAAAATACCGCAGCAAAAAAGAGTTCATCAATTTTATCAGATCCCTTTTTAAAATCAAATGGATCGTCTATGCCAAGCGTCCCTTTGCCGGGCCTGAGCAAGTACTTGAGTATCTTGGCCGCTATACGCATCGTGTCGCTATATCAAACAACCGGATAAAATCCATAGACAACAATCAGGTCAGTTTTGAGTACCGAGACAGGGCCGACGACAACACGGTCAAAACATTGAAGCTCCCTGCCCATGAATTCATTCGAAGGTTCCTGCTCCACGTGCTCCCGGAAAATTTTATGAAGATACGATATTTTGGTTTTTTATCCCATCGGAATAAAAAAAAGGCTGTCAAGCTGATCCGCCAGCTGATTGAATCCGACATTGTTTTCCCTCAAAAAATAGAAGAAACTTATCTTGAAATGATGCAAAGATTAACAGGCCGGGACCTGTTATGCTGCCCTAATTGTAAAAAAGGGAGGATGACAATTATCAAGGGACTGCCGAAGCAGTATATAGATTCTTCATGA
- a CDS encoding RRXRR domain-containing protein: MSNHNPANARVLPKQGKAKVLQRTPFAIQLLYETTEHVQPVTVGIDDGGIHVGIAAVSKGKSLFQQEITMRSDIKSKLDTRRQYRRSRRNRKTRYRKSRFLNRKSSIPICKVCGGNAPASRIICRACLRKADGVHQKYAGIPKKVFRIPPSIKAKKGAIIRVVKQIPLPVSRIILEDAYFDFQAMENPDISGRQYQHGELLYHKNFKQACMVRDKFKCRVCGAESKLQCHHIKPKADGGTDKLSNLMTLCEDCHEKHHQEGLKLPTQKSTFYISAAHVQQGKNHLQAELSRISPLRTTFGYITAHYRNKAGIQKSHVNDAVVIADKQADPLDRHIQTKHVQSRKRSLHEATARKGRKAPNRTQKRNNKNVFTLKGFNRWATVQYKGKDGFISGFTGSSSCYIVDIKGDYIKNPMKKYKQVNLREVSLICRNQTIISQWADSSPTKSKIWKGTSRLES, from the coding sequence ATGTCAAATCACAATCCGGCAAATGCCAGAGTTTTGCCGAAGCAGGGAAAGGCAAAAGTGCTTCAGAGAACGCCGTTTGCCATTCAACTGCTTTATGAGACGACAGAGCACGTACAGCCGGTTACTGTTGGCATAGATGACGGCGGTATTCATGTCGGTATCGCTGCGGTATCTAAAGGGAAATCTCTGTTTCAGCAAGAAATCACCATGAGATCGGATATCAAATCAAAGTTAGACACCCGAAGGCAATATCGGAGATCCCGGAGGAACCGGAAGACCCGATATCGAAAGTCAAGATTCCTGAACAGAAAGTCGTCCATTCCCATATGCAAAGTGTGTGGCGGGAACGCGCCGGCATCCAGAATAATCTGCCGGGCCTGTCTGAGAAAAGCAGACGGTGTTCACCAGAAATATGCGGGAATCCCAAAGAAAGTCTTCAGAATCCCCCCGTCAATCAAGGCAAAGAAAGGGGCGATTATCCGGGTGGTAAAGCAAATTCCGTTACCGGTTTCCCGGATTATTCTTGAGGATGCCTATTTTGATTTTCAGGCAATGGAGAACCCGGATATTTCAGGCAGGCAATATCAGCATGGAGAGTTATTGTATCACAAGAATTTCAAGCAGGCGTGTATGGTGCGTGACAAATTCAAATGCCGTGTCTGCGGCGCAGAATCAAAACTGCAATGCCATCATATAAAGCCGAAAGCCGACGGCGGCACAGACAAGTTGTCGAACCTGATGACGCTATGTGAAGACTGCCATGAAAAGCACCATCAGGAAGGCCTGAAACTTCCGACGCAGAAAAGCACTTTTTACATTTCAGCCGCGCATGTTCAGCAAGGTAAAAACCATCTGCAAGCGGAGCTGTCCCGGATCTCGCCGTTACGGACGACATTTGGGTATATCACTGCCCACTATCGAAATAAGGCGGGAATCCAAAAATCCCATGTCAATGATGCTGTTGTCATTGCAGATAAACAGGCAGATCCTTTGGACCGGCATATACAGACAAAACATGTGCAGTCACGGAAAAGAAGCCTGCATGAAGCAACTGCAAGAAAAGGCAGGAAAGCGCCGAACCGAACCCAGAAGCGGAATAACAAGAACGTATTTACCCTGAAAGGTTTCAATCGGTGGGCTACGGTGCAGTACAAAGGGAAAGACGGTTTTATCTCCGGATTCACAGGGTCATCTTCCTGTTATATTGTAGATATCAAAGGCGATTATATCAAAAATCCAATGAAGAAATACAAGCAAGTCAATTTGCGGGAGGTATCGCTGATATGCAGGAATCAAACAATTATCAGTCAATGGGCCGATTCATCCCCCACCAAATCAAAGATTTGGAAGGGGACTTCTCGGCTGGAAAGTTAA
- a CDS encoding DEAD/DEAH box helicase produces the protein MSLENQTFIEKYHNLPFLEKKILQILSISYAKLNQTQLLACLIALDIKTEDGKSFDSGTKNAMSKRLRSPLDALLSTNILHGKNRSTLFINRDYIEVLTRHLVAEKTFTTLIDALQHTLNLTEEGLAQEQSLSMAKLTAGIRILFYQEKTAQAAELYEKFKHHVVLDKEPLLMVWEHICFRPFDPDWFGRLPPDVHTRFLKEPYLRIVECWDQNDAYADYLESLVIQGSEKCESELEAAVLEKWMLTGQQDCLDAWLKNHGKKREHLENSLCLQGWIAFCKGKPEKSISLYEKALDLLNKRIKGKKKVFFSRFMGLFYILALIKEGSDESFSRARSCLVAGIDFEKICGLLGGLLGYLQGNSRGADRILRHYVWVSSYSHPSDPTIDCFTLFAYYWVDKAEARNRLEDLKQLHTFAVDRQYTWFAGELEGLIQSLSGPGPQTGKKQNLSVLVGLISESKIWEHTLNALLALNPETPPAKRRKKKQKQENDQRMAWFLDYVNNGECTISPREQKRNAKGVWTKGRPVALKRLCSEKRTFSYLTEQDKKICGHIYANSYKDGWYTKVEYIFDDTYMPDVVGHPLLFSSDGITRMELVHGKPELTISKNVNGQFTFVLSPRPRRNFKAEHVVVEQTPTRIKLVSLDAKYHAIADILGKEASFPISAKDKIVQVMDALAGDITIHSDIEGGSDTVSETKADSTLHVQLSPLGQGLKLSMVVRPLGEEGPAYSPGSKGKNVIARVNGIQMKTTRELNIEKELAARLIDGCPTLATAEENQGEWHFPGVEDSLELLQELEIQEETDGIVLEWPEGKPFELLGDVSFTNCRLNIKGGEDWFAMTGQVLVDEHLTLEMGMLLEYLEKSSTRFLEIKPGQFVKLTRAFQKRLQALDRYSVRDGKGVKFHPLAALALEGFFQEVGTLRSNKAWKSHIAKLQTQTDPLLAAPSTLNAELRDYQLEGINWLNCLSDWGVGACLADDMGIGKTMQTLAMLIKHAPQGPSLVIAPTSVCANWVAEADRFAPCLNLILFGGSNRKKSLEDAGSFDVLICSYGLMQQKKTADLLSAVSWQMVVLDEAQAIKNFATQRSRSVMELTAVFKVILTGTPIENHLGELWNLFQFINPGLLGTLEQFNKTFAIPIEKQGDAQARKDLKRLLQPFILRRTKAQVLEELPSRTEIVLDIDLSKEEMAFYEALRQQALERLTSDDESHGGQKHIKILAEITKLRQACCHSELVNKDISIASSKLVVFSEILDELITNGHKALVFSQFVGHLTIVRKYLDDAGIKYQYLDGSTPAAQRQKAIHGFQSGEGDVFLISLKAGGVGLNLTAADYVIHLDPWWNPAVEDQASDRAHRIGQRRPVTIYRLITRGTVEEKIVQMHRRKRKLSDSLLTGSDLSGKMSAEELLALIQD, from the coding sequence ATGTCGTTAGAAAACCAAACTTTTATAGAAAAATATCATAACTTGCCTTTTCTCGAAAAAAAAATTCTGCAGATTCTTTCCATCTCCTACGCCAAGTTGAATCAGACCCAGTTACTTGCCTGTCTTATCGCCCTGGACATAAAGACGGAAGACGGTAAATCCTTTGATTCTGGTACAAAAAACGCCATGTCAAAGCGACTCCGCAGTCCGCTGGATGCCCTTCTCAGCACAAATATATTGCATGGAAAAAATCGCAGTACCCTATTTATCAATCGAGATTATATCGAAGTTTTGACCAGGCACCTTGTTGCTGAGAAGACGTTCACAACTCTAATTGATGCCCTTCAACATACACTTAATCTTACAGAAGAGGGGTTGGCACAGGAACAGTCTTTGTCCATGGCGAAATTGACGGCTGGAATACGGATTCTTTTTTATCAGGAAAAGACGGCCCAGGCCGCTGAGCTTTATGAAAAATTCAAACACCATGTTGTTTTAGACAAAGAGCCGCTTCTCATGGTGTGGGAACATATCTGCTTTCGTCCCTTTGATCCGGACTGGTTCGGCCGTTTGCCGCCGGATGTCCACACACGCTTTTTGAAAGAACCTTATCTCAGGATAGTGGAATGCTGGGACCAAAACGATGCCTATGCCGATTACCTGGAATCTCTTGTAATCCAGGGGTCTGAAAAATGTGAATCAGAACTTGAGGCCGCAGTATTGGAAAAATGGATGCTCACCGGTCAACAGGATTGTCTGGACGCCTGGCTTAAAAACCATGGAAAAAAAAGAGAACACCTTGAGAACAGTTTGTGTCTTCAGGGATGGATCGCTTTTTGTAAAGGCAAGCCGGAGAAATCCATCTCATTGTATGAAAAGGCACTGGATCTTCTGAATAAAAGGATAAAGGGGAAAAAGAAAGTCTTTTTCAGCCGGTTCATGGGGCTCTTTTATATCCTGGCCCTGATCAAAGAGGGAAGTGATGAAAGCTTTTCCCGGGCCAGATCGTGTCTGGTGGCGGGAATAGACTTTGAAAAAATATGTGGCTTGTTGGGTGGGCTTTTGGGGTATCTGCAAGGCAATTCCAGAGGAGCGGATCGTATTCTTCGTCACTATGTTTGGGTTAGCTCATATAGTCACCCCTCAGATCCGACCATTGATTGTTTCACCTTGTTTGCTTACTACTGGGTGGACAAGGCAGAGGCAAGAAACAGACTTGAAGATTTAAAGCAACTTCATACGTTTGCAGTAGATAGGCAATATACCTGGTTTGCCGGAGAGCTTGAAGGCCTTATCCAAAGTCTATCCGGGCCGGGGCCCCAAACCGGTAAAAAGCAGAATCTTTCTGTCCTGGTCGGACTGATCAGTGAAAGCAAAATCTGGGAGCACACCTTAAATGCCCTGCTCGCCTTGAACCCAGAAACACCCCCTGCAAAACGACGGAAGAAAAAGCAGAAACAAGAGAACGATCAACGCATGGCCTGGTTCCTTGACTACGTCAATAACGGTGAGTGCACTATCAGTCCCAGGGAGCAAAAGAGAAATGCCAAAGGCGTCTGGACAAAAGGGCGCCCCGTTGCCTTGAAACGGTTGTGCAGTGAGAAAAGAACATTTTCTTATCTGACGGAACAGGATAAAAAGATTTGTGGCCATATCTATGCCAATAGTTACAAAGATGGGTGGTACACCAAGGTGGAATATATTTTTGATGACACGTATATGCCTGATGTCGTTGGCCATCCCTTGCTCTTTTCAAGCGATGGAATCACCCGGATGGAGTTGGTCCATGGAAAGCCTGAACTCACAATTTCAAAAAATGTAAACGGCCAATTTACCTTTGTTCTGTCTCCCAGGCCCCGGCGTAATTTTAAGGCAGAACATGTGGTGGTAGAGCAGACCCCGACGCGCATCAAATTAGTATCGCTGGACGCAAAATATCATGCCATTGCCGATATTCTTGGCAAAGAGGCTTCATTTCCGATATCTGCGAAAGATAAAATTGTCCAGGTCATGGATGCACTGGCAGGGGATATCACCATCCATTCGGATATAGAAGGAGGGAGTGACACTGTTTCCGAGACAAAAGCGGATTCAACCCTCCATGTTCAACTCTCTCCCCTGGGACAGGGCCTGAAACTCTCCATGGTTGTCCGTCCTCTGGGTGAAGAGGGACCTGCTTATTCCCCCGGCAGCAAAGGAAAAAATGTCATTGCCCGGGTGAATGGCATCCAGATGAAAACCACGAGGGAGCTGAACATTGAAAAAGAGCTGGCAGCGCGGTTGATTGATGGATGTCCAACCCTTGCGACCGCAGAAGAGAATCAGGGGGAGTGGCATTTTCCAGGGGTGGAAGATTCCCTGGAGCTTTTGCAGGAACTGGAAATACAGGAGGAGACAGACGGAATTGTCCTGGAGTGGCCCGAGGGCAAACCCTTTGAGCTGCTGGGAGATGTCTCGTTCACCAATTGCCGGCTCAACATCAAAGGGGGAGAAGATTGGTTTGCCATGACCGGTCAGGTGCTGGTGGATGAACACCTGACCCTGGAGATGGGGATGCTTTTGGAATATCTTGAAAAAAGCAGCACCCGATTCCTGGAGATTAAGCCGGGGCAATTCGTTAAATTAACACGCGCTTTTCAGAAAAGACTCCAGGCCCTTGACAGATACTCCGTCAGAGATGGGAAAGGCGTAAAGTTTCACCCCTTGGCCGCCCTGGCCCTGGAGGGTTTTTTTCAGGAAGTCGGCACCTTACGTTCCAACAAGGCATGGAAATCTCACATTGCAAAGCTTCAAACCCAGACAGATCCACTCCTGGCGGCGCCTTCCACTCTGAATGCCGAGCTGCGTGATTATCAGCTGGAGGGGATCAATTGGCTGAATTGTCTGTCAGACTGGGGGGTGGGAGCGTGTCTGGCCGATGATATGGGAATTGGTAAAACCATGCAGACTCTGGCCATGCTCATCAAGCATGCCCCGCAAGGCCCTTCACTGGTGATTGCCCCTACTTCGGTCTGTGCCAACTGGGTTGCCGAAGCCGACCGCTTTGCACCTTGTCTAAATCTGATTTTATTTGGCGGGAGCAACCGGAAAAAAAGTCTGGAAGATGCCGGCAGCTTTGATGTGTTGATATGCAGTTACGGCCTGATGCAGCAAAAAAAGACGGCCGACTTATTGTCTGCTGTCTCCTGGCAGATGGTAGTTCTGGATGAAGCCCAGGCAATCAAAAATTTCGCCACCCAGAGATCCCGGTCCGTCATGGAGCTGACGGCCGTATTCAAGGTGATTCTCACCGGAACGCCCATTGAAAACCACTTGGGTGAGCTGTGGAATCTTTTTCAGTTTATCAATCCCGGACTTTTAGGAACGCTGGAACAATTTAACAAAACCTTTGCCATTCCCATTGAAAAACAAGGAGATGCCCAGGCACGAAAAGATCTCAAGCGACTGCTCCAGCCGTTTATCCTGCGCCGTACCAAAGCCCAGGTCCTGGAAGAACTGCCCTCCCGCACAGAGATTGTGCTGGATATCGATTTGAGTAAAGAAGAGATGGCATTTTACGAAGCCTTGCGTCAACAGGCCCTGGAACGACTCACAAGCGATGATGAAAGCCATGGCGGCCAAAAGCATATCAAAATACTGGCGGAAATCACAAAACTGCGCCAGGCATGCTGCCACAGTGAACTGGTCAACAAGGATATTTCCATTGCCAGCAGTAAACTGGTGGTTTTTTCTGAAATTCTGGATGAACTCATCACCAATGGACATAAAGCGCTTGTCTTCAGTCAGTTTGTGGGACATCTCACTATTGTCCGGAAATATCTGGATGACGCTGGAATCAAATACCAGTACCTGGACGGCAGCACACCGGCTGCCCAGCGGCAGAAGGCCATCCATGGCTTTCAATCCGGGGAGGGCGATGTGTTTTTGATCAGTCTCAAAGCTGGGGGCGTGGGGTTGAACCTAACAGCAGCTGATTATGTGATCCACCTGGACCCATGGTGGAACCCGGCGGTGGAGGATCAGGCATCGGACCGTGCCCATCGTATTGGTCAGCGCAGGCCTGTGACTATTTATCGCCTGATTACCCGGGGAACGGTGGAAGAAAAAATTGTGCAGATGCATCGCCGGAAACGAAAACTTTCTGACAGTCTGCTCACAGGGAGCGACTTAAGCGGGAAAATGTCTGCCGAAGAACTTCTGGCTTTAATCCAAGATTAG
- a CDS encoding type II toxin-antitoxin system HicB family antitoxin has translation MKYPVIIHKDDETGYGVTIPDIPGCFSYGDTQEEAILNIQEAVELYYHGEDVSEPPVPSQMADLLTSDLYTRDSFLYLADIDFAFIAPKTQRINITVPEYKLIRIDRAAKARGISRSAFFVDCAEQHIRNLGIAKIVKRGQKKSVFPLKIQQHSDRSGEHFTD, from the coding sequence ATGAAATACCCGGTAATTATTCATAAAGACGATGAAACCGGTTACGGGGTAACCATTCCTGATATACCGGGGTGTTTTTCCTATGGCGATACTCAGGAAGAAGCCATCCTTAATATACAAGAAGCTGTAGAATTATATTATCACGGTGAAGACGTATCCGAACCCCCTGTTCCCTCTCAAATGGCAGACCTTTTAACTTCTGATCTGTATACCAGAGATAGTTTTTTGTATCTTGCTGATATTGATTTCGCCTTCATAGCTCCCAAAACACAGCGGATTAATATCACTGTGCCTGAATATAAACTTATCAGGATTGACAGGGCTGCAAAAGCCAGGGGGATTTCCAGGTCTGCTTTTTTTGTGGATTGTGCAGAACAACACATCAGGAATTTGGGTATTGCAAAAATTGTTAAAAGAGGACAAAAAAAGAGTGTATTCCCCCTTAAAATTCAACAACATTCAGACAGATCCGGCGAACACTTCACAGATTAA
- a CDS encoding type II toxin-antitoxin system HicA family toxin, translating to MNSRQIIKELKKAGFVLIKASGDHHKFKHENGKIVIVPHPQKDLPIGTARNIYKMAGLKWRK from the coding sequence ATGAATAGTAGGCAGATTATAAAAGAGCTTAAAAAGGCGGGATTCGTATTGATCAAAGCATCTGGGGACCATCACAAATTTAAGCATGAAAACGGCAAGATAGTCATTGTTCCCCATCCCCAAAAAGATTTGCCTATTGGGACAGCCAGGAATATTTATAAAATGGCAGGATTGAAATGGAGAAAGTAA